One region of Candidatus Nanopelagicales bacterium genomic DNA includes:
- the cofC gene encoding 2-phospho-L-lactate guanylyltransferase gives MPPDSASEAAQRSAVIPVKTFARAKTRLQAPPSVRADLARALLLDVLAACRESCLIGEVVVVSAETMLSDLLDNKIKLILQDDDRGVNQAITSAIKQAGLCGPVAVMVADIPCASGEQLDAILNRAGDQERWFVPDADSIGTVMLGSRNPAGLRPSMGRRSRATHADTGAIELVDDRWQRLRRDVDTLAHLRAAVVSGAGTQTSAFARALGLVDPS, from the coding sequence ATGCCACCAGACTCCGCTTCCGAGGCCGCGCAGCGGTCTGCAGTTATACCCGTCAAGACATTCGCGCGGGCCAAGACCCGGCTCCAAGCACCGCCGTCAGTACGCGCCGATCTGGCTAGAGCCCTGCTGTTGGATGTCCTGGCCGCCTGTCGAGAATCCTGTCTGATCGGCGAAGTGGTAGTCGTCTCCGCAGAGACCATGCTGTCGGATCTTCTGGACAACAAGATCAAGCTGATCCTGCAAGACGACGATCGCGGAGTGAACCAAGCCATCACGTCGGCGATCAAGCAAGCCGGGCTGTGCGGCCCGGTGGCAGTGATGGTGGCGGACATTCCATGCGCCAGCGGAGAACAACTCGATGCCATCCTGAATCGGGCAGGCGACCAGGAGCGCTGGTTCGTGCCGGACGCTGACTCGATTGGGACCGTGATGCTGGGATCCCGAAACCCCGCAGGACTGAGACCCAGCATGGGCCGCCGCTCGCGCGCAACGCACGCAGACACGGGCGCCATTGAACTCGTTGATGACCGATGGCAACGTTTGCGCCGCGACGTCGACACCCTTGCGCACCTGCGCGCCGCAGTCGTCAGCGGCGCAGGAACACAGACCTCAGCCTTTGCGCGCGCGCTGGGACTTGTCGACCCCAGCTGA